From the Planktothricoides raciborskii GIHE-MW2 genome, the window ACCTTTGCCATTCATCTTATTTGCGATCGCCGGAGGAATTTATGTAATTTGGCGGCATCGTAGCAATATTCAACGAATTCTCGACGGAACCGAACCTCGGATTGGGCAAAAATTAGAAACAGCAACTAACGAGTAGTGATTGATTACTGGTGATTGGTTATTTAAGTTCCATAATCAATCACCAATAACCAGTAAAAACTAACCCGTAAAAACATTTACTGAGAATGACGAAAAAAGTGTAAATAAGTAGCCACTTGAATTAGTAATCGTTGCAGATAAAAAGAAACCGCCGACTCGGTTTGCCCCTGCCAGTGATTACCCCACTGCTTGCCCCACTGGTTGCCCCACTGGTTGCCCCAATTTTCCCGCAATAGGCGATCGCTAATAGCTTCATAAAGAGACACCAAAGTTGCGGAGGCAAACTCAAAAGTAGAGACTAATTGTTCCATTGGCGCATAAATCGTCCAAGGGGCTAAATAGGCATTGCGAATCCGCGATCGGGCATCGGTGACATCGGGCAAATCTTTAGAAATCTCATATAAAAACCGAATCAAATCAAAAAACGGATGAGAAATACAAGTATCAGACCAATCAAAATAGACAAAACCTTGGTCACGCAGATAAATATTTCGGGGAGATAAATCCCCATGCACCAACGTATCAGGGATATTCAGTTCCCGGAATTGTTCAAGGACTTTTTGCAGTTTCGGTACAAGTGGTAATAACTGCAATAATTCTCGATTTGCCAATTTTTTGCCATAATTCCAGGGGAGGCGAAGCCTTGGGTCAAATAATCCCTCCAGGGTTTTAGCGATATGTTCTACTCCTAAATCTACCCAACCGCAGGCAATTAAATCCGAGCGATGTTCTATAGCCGAAATCTGAAATTTAGCCCACTGATGTAACGCTGCTTCCCAGTGAAAAATATCGCCCATATTTTCCAGAATTTCCCCCTCTATTTCTCGCATTAAAATCCAAGATTTATCAGGGCAAGTGGCCAAAACTTCGGGAATATTTTGCCGGTATCGTTGCGCCAAAATACGAGTAAATTCAGCTTCTTGAGCAAACAGGGGGGATGAAGCTTTAAAATAAATCATCCCCTCAGTGGTGGGCACTCGTAAAATAATCGCCAATGCCCAATTCTTAACT encodes:
- a CDS encoding aminoglycoside phosphotransferase family protein — protein: MQKSRLSAFFGDLSAQKSGHQLTKILPNQPTANLGNLLPQLEIPWAKPGWFDAAESWIQTELQRQGLKAIAPIEVVKNWALAIILRVPTTEGMIYFKASSPLFAQEAEFTRILAQRYRQNIPEVLATCPDKSWILMREIEGEILENMGDIFHWEAALHQWAKFQISAIEHRSDLIACGWVDLGVEHIAKTLEGLFDPRLRLPWNYGKKLANRELLQLLPLVPKLQKVLEQFRELNIPDTLVHGDLSPRNIYLRDQGFVYFDWSDTCISHPFFDLIRFLYEISKDLPDVTDARSRIRNAYLAPWTIYAPMEQLVSTFEFASATLVSLYEAISDRLLRENWGNQWGNQWGKQWGNHWQGQTESAVSFYLQRLLIQVATYLHFFRHSQ